A genomic window from Chlorobium phaeobacteroides DSM 266 includes:
- a CDS encoding AAA family ATPase, which produces MSIADTRQRLQEIEKQLANLVEEQTTIKAQWDSEKELIQSSRTLKAELEQLRLQAEEFERQGDYGKVAEIRYGKIVDLQRRIDENRGKIEEKKASGDLIMKEEIDAEDIADIVSRWTGIPVSKMLQSERQKLLHIETELHQRVIGQEEAVTAVSEAVKRSRAGMGDEKKPIGSFIFLGPTGVGKTELARALAEYLFDNEDSMIRIDMSEYMESHTVSRLVGAPPGYVGYEEGGQLTEAVRRKPFSVVLLDEIEKAHPDVFNILLQILDDGRLTDNKGHTVNFKNTIIIMTSNIGAQLIQAEMEKMDGMSRDMALSGLQEKLFLLLKQQVKPEFLNRIDEIILFTPLSRTDLTKIVLIQFKRIQEMAARQRITLTITDSALEWIAQAGFDPAFGARPLKRVMQRKITNKLSELILSAEVQEDDTVAIDVVDGELKLTKKIV; this is translated from the coding sequence ATGAGCATTGCTGATACCCGTCAACGGCTGCAGGAAATAGAAAAACAGCTTGCAAATCTTGTTGAGGAACAGACAACCATCAAAGCGCAATGGGATAGCGAAAAAGAGCTGATCCAGTCATCACGAACCCTCAAAGCAGAACTCGAGCAACTCCGCCTTCAGGCCGAAGAGTTCGAACGACAGGGCGACTACGGCAAAGTAGCCGAAATCCGGTATGGAAAAATAGTGGATCTCCAGCGCAGGATCGATGAAAACCGTGGAAAAATCGAAGAAAAAAAAGCATCCGGCGACCTCATCATGAAAGAAGAGATCGACGCTGAAGATATCGCCGACATCGTCTCAAGATGGACAGGCATACCGGTCAGCAAAATGCTGCAATCCGAGCGACAGAAACTCCTGCACATCGAAACCGAACTTCACCAGCGGGTAATCGGCCAGGAAGAGGCCGTTACCGCGGTCAGCGAAGCGGTAAAGCGTTCAAGAGCAGGAATGGGCGACGAAAAAAAACCAATCGGTTCATTTATCTTTCTCGGGCCCACAGGCGTAGGAAAAACCGAACTTGCCCGTGCGCTTGCCGAGTACCTGTTCGACAACGAAGACTCGATGATCCGCATCGACATGAGCGAATACATGGAGTCGCATACCGTCAGCCGACTCGTCGGCGCCCCTCCCGGATATGTCGGCTATGAAGAGGGCGGACAGCTCACCGAAGCGGTCAGGCGCAAACCATTCTCCGTCGTCCTGCTCGACGAAATCGAAAAAGCGCATCCCGACGTCTTCAACATCCTCCTGCAGATCCTCGACGACGGCCGCCTCACCGACAACAAAGGACATACGGTGAACTTCAAGAACACCATCATCATCATGACCAGCAACATCGGAGCCCAGCTCATCCAGGCAGAGATGGAAAAAATGGATGGCATGAGCCGCGACATGGCGCTGTCCGGTCTCCAGGAAAAACTCTTTCTTCTGCTCAAACAGCAGGTAAAACCGGAATTTCTCAACCGTATCGACGAAATCATCCTCTTTACCCCGCTCAGCCGCACAGATCTCACAAAAATCGTGCTGATCCAGTTCAAACGCATACAGGAGATGGCGGCACGCCAGAGAATCACGCTTACCATCACAGACTCCGCGCTTGAATGGATAGCCCAGGCAGGATTCGACCCTGCTTTCGGAGCGCGACCGCTGAAACGGGTCATGCAGCGCAAAATCACCAACAAACTCTCGGAACTTATCCTCTCCGCAGAGGTTCAGGAAGACGACACCGTAGCCATCGATGTTGTGGATGGCGAACTGAAACTCACAAAAAAAATCGTCTAA
- a CDS encoding glycoside hydrolase family 3 protein: MKRNRFPLSLLIMLLMLQTPAAWAAKEPDSLGIKIGQMIMTGFRGCSLAESPQIASDIRRQRIGGVVLFDYDVPSRSPIRNITTPSRLMKLTRELQGITEIPLLIAIDQEGGRVNRLKPALGFPPSLSAARLGKLDNTDSTTAEAAKTAETLKTMHLSMNLAPVVDLNSNKENPVIGKLQRSFSDDPDVVTRNARATCNAFREKGIIATLKHFPGHGSSTTDTHKGFTDITGTWRENELQPYRQLIAGGYNDAIMTAHVYNATIDSLYPATLSKKTLKGILREKLGFRGVIITDDMQMKAIADHYGLEEALRLAIEADADILLFGNNTTFDPDIARKAIAIIRTMVSKKIITTDRIDRSYRRIMTLKERYLFQCK; encoded by the coding sequence ATGAAAAGAAACCGATTCCCGCTCTCACTGCTGATCATGCTCTTGATGCTTCAGACCCCGGCTGCCTGGGCGGCAAAAGAGCCTGACAGTCTGGGAATCAAAATCGGCCAGATGATTATGACCGGATTCAGAGGTTGCTCTCTTGCGGAATCGCCGCAAATTGCATCGGATATCCGGCGGCAACGAATAGGCGGGGTCGTACTCTTCGACTACGACGTTCCATCCCGCTCGCCCATCCGTAACATCACAACGCCCTCCCGGCTCATGAAACTGACCAGAGAGCTTCAGGGAATAACGGAAATTCCGCTCCTTATCGCCATCGACCAGGAGGGAGGGCGGGTAAACCGCCTCAAACCCGCTCTCGGCTTTCCCCCGTCGCTCTCGGCCGCCCGGCTCGGAAAACTCGACAATACCGACAGCACAACCGCAGAGGCAGCCAAAACAGCGGAAACGCTGAAAACCATGCACCTGTCGATGAACCTCGCCCCGGTCGTCGATCTCAACAGCAACAAAGAGAACCCTGTCATCGGCAAACTTCAGAGAAGTTTTTCCGACGACCCGGACGTCGTCACAAGAAACGCCCGGGCCACCTGCAACGCATTCCGCGAAAAAGGAATCATTGCGACCCTCAAACACTTTCCCGGCCACGGCAGCTCAACCACCGATACCCACAAAGGATTTACCGACATTACCGGCACCTGGCGCGAAAACGAGCTCCAGCCATACCGTCAGCTCATAGCCGGAGGGTACAACGACGCCATCATGACCGCACACGTCTACAACGCAACGATCGACAGCCTCTACCCCGCAACGCTCTCAAAAAAAACACTCAAAGGAATCCTTCGTGAAAAACTCGGCTTCAGAGGGGTAATCATCACCGACGACATGCAGATGAAAGCGATTGCCGACCATTACGGACTCGAAGAGGCTCTCCGTCTTGCCATCGAAGCCGATGCCGACATCCTGCTGTTCGGCAACAACACAACCTTTGACCCCGACATCGCCAGAAAAGCCATTGCCATCATCAGAACGATGGTCAGTAAAAAAATCATCACCACGGACCGAATCGACCGCTCCTATCGAAGAATCATGACGCTCAAAGAACGATACCTCTTTCAATGCAAATGA
- a CDS encoding SixA phosphatase family protein yields the protein MQMKTLYLVRHAKSSWDNARMTDFERPLNEIGIQSAPIMARLLKEKKVCPDLVIASPANRAITTARIFCDIIDYPEERIETRMEIYQGGAENLLHLIRKIPDNHTTAMIFGHNPTLTDLSNALVKEQIDNLATAGIVRIDFDTNSWKETAAGEGKRVWYETPKKQKT from the coding sequence ATGCAAATGAAAACGCTCTACCTTGTCAGACACGCCAAATCGAGCTGGGATAACGCCCGGATGACCGATTTCGAACGCCCGCTCAACGAAATCGGCATACAATCCGCCCCGATCATGGCCCGCCTGCTTAAAGAAAAAAAGGTTTGCCCCGATCTTGTCATCGCAAGCCCTGCCAACCGGGCAATAACCACCGCCCGCATTTTTTGCGACATCATCGACTACCCGGAAGAACGGATTGAGACCAGAATGGAAATCTACCAGGGCGGAGCCGAAAACCTCCTCCACCTTATCCGAAAAATCCCCGACAACCACACGACAGCGATGATCTTCGGACACAACCCGACGCTGACCGACCTGTCAAACGCCCTCGTCAAAGAACAGATCGACAACCTTGCGACCGCAGGCATAGTCAGAATCGACTTCGATACCAACTCATGGAAAGAGACCGCAGCGGGCGAAGGAAAAAGAGTCTGGTACGAAACCCCCAAAAAGCAGAAAACGTAG
- a CDS encoding NAD(P)H-dependent glycerol-3-phosphate dehydrogenase — MKIAVSGAGSWGTTLAVLLANKGHEVLLWAHRPEFAAALESDRENIRYLKGVRFPENLHVVSSLRDAVISSEMVVTAVPSQALRETVAMFSDCSLDGKIIVNVSKGIELKSGKRMSEVLLEVLPTLHASQVATLSGPSHAEEVSKGQPTTVVASSVSMGTAEIVQEAFHTGMFRVYVNTDIIGVELAGAVKNIIAIAAGITEGVGFGDNAKAAIITRGLAEMSRLCIRLGADPHTVSGLSGIGDLVVTCLSRHSRNRYVGEQIGAGRSLDDIVSQMNMVAEGVLTSKAVFELSRSVGVEMPITQAVYEMLFEHKPVQEAILDLMNREPKKEHY; from the coding sequence ATGAAAATCGCTGTATCAGGCGCGGGAAGCTGGGGCACGACTCTTGCTGTTCTGCTTGCCAATAAGGGCCATGAGGTGCTGTTGTGGGCTCATCGTCCGGAATTTGCTGCCGCGCTCGAATCTGACAGGGAGAATATCCGCTATCTCAAGGGTGTTCGTTTTCCTGAAAATCTTCATGTCGTCTCTTCTCTTCGTGACGCGGTTATCTCTTCGGAGATGGTCGTGACGGCCGTGCCTTCGCAGGCGCTGCGCGAAACGGTTGCGATGTTCAGCGATTGTTCCCTTGACGGGAAAATTATTGTGAATGTTTCAAAGGGTATTGAGCTGAAGAGCGGAAAACGGATGTCGGAGGTGCTTCTTGAAGTGCTTCCGACTCTTCATGCTTCGCAGGTTGCGACGCTTTCGGGGCCGAGTCATGCCGAAGAGGTTTCTAAAGGTCAGCCGACGACCGTTGTCGCTTCGTCGGTTTCGATGGGGACGGCTGAAATCGTTCAGGAGGCGTTTCATACGGGGATGTTCCGGGTCTATGTCAATACGGATATTATCGGGGTTGAGCTGGCTGGCGCCGTAAAGAATATTATCGCTATTGCTGCCGGGATTACCGAAGGTGTCGGGTTTGGGGATAATGCCAAGGCGGCTATTATTACCCGGGGCCTTGCCGAGATGTCGAGGCTCTGTATCCGGCTGGGGGCCGACCCTCATACGGTGTCGGGTCTTTCGGGTATCGGCGATCTCGTGGTGACCTGTCTGAGTCGGCATAGCCGAAATCGTTATGTGGGCGAGCAGATCGGCGCCGGTCGTTCGCTGGATGATATTGTCAGCCAGATGAATATGGTTGCCGAAGGGGTGCTTACTTCCAAGGCGGTGTTCGAGCTGAGCCGGTCGGTCGGCGTTGAGATGCCTATTACCCAGGCGGTGTACGAGATGCTTTTTGAGCATAAGCCGGTTCAGGAGGCGATTCTTGACCTGATGAACCGGGAGCCGAAAAAAGAGCACTATTAA
- the plsY gene encoding glycerol-3-phosphate 1-O-acyltransferase PlsY — protein MLTLIAILAISYLVGAIPTGIMAGKMLKGIDIRQFGSGNAGGTNAFRVLGWKAGLAVTLLDILKGIVAAVSIVAFFRHHPVGAFPDINEVALRLLAGMSAVIGHVFTVFAGFKGGKGVSTAAGMLIGIAPVSMLIVIGIFLLTVYVSRYVSVASILAAIAFPLIIAIRKYIFELGGGLDYYVKLFGERFSFHDSLDYHLMIFGLIVALAILYTHRANIRRLLSGTENRIKFGRHS, from the coding sequence ATGCTGACACTCATAGCCATTTTAGCGATAAGTTACCTTGTCGGAGCCATTCCCACCGGTATCATGGCGGGAAAAATGCTGAAAGGAATTGATATTCGACAGTTCGGCAGCGGTAATGCCGGCGGCACGAATGCTTTCAGGGTTCTTGGATGGAAGGCGGGGCTCGCCGTAACGCTGCTCGATATTCTGAAGGGTATTGTTGCGGCTGTTTCGATTGTCGCTTTTTTCAGGCATCATCCTGTCGGCGCGTTTCCTGATATCAATGAGGTTGCCTTGCGTCTTCTTGCGGGCATGAGTGCGGTGATCGGCCATGTTTTTACGGTTTTTGCCGGGTTTAAAGGTGGCAAGGGCGTCAGTACGGCTGCCGGTATGCTGATCGGTATTGCTCCGGTGAGCATGCTGATCGTGATTGGCATTTTTTTACTTACCGTTTATGTTTCGAGGTATGTTTCGGTCGCTTCGATACTTGCGGCTATTGCTTTTCCTCTGATCATTGCGATCAGAAAGTATATTTTCGAGCTTGGCGGAGGACTTGATTACTATGTCAAGCTTTTTGGAGAGCGGTTTTCCTTTCATGACAGTCTTGATTATCATCTGATGATTTTCGGGTTGATCGTTGCTCTTGCTATTCTGTATACTCATCGTGCTAATATCAGAAGACTGCTTTCCGGGACGGAAAACCGTATCAAGTTTGGCAGGCACTCCTGA
- the purM gene encoding phosphoribosylformylglycinamidine cyclo-ligase, which produces MDYKKAGVDISAGEEFVRLIKPEVRKTFTPGVITDIGAFGGFFQPDFSGYTRPVLVSSIDGVGTKLKIAIELERYDTVGSCLINHCVNDILVCGARPLFFLDYYACGRLTPSIAAAVVTGMVKACRENGCALIGGETAEMPGVYDVADFDLAGTVVGVVDHEKIVNGSAIEAGDVLLGLPSTGLHTNGYSLARKVLEGRMHERFEGLDGSAGEELLKVHRSYLKVIEPFFGSPELRGLAHITGGGLMGNTMRIVPEGLTLDVDWQAWPEPVIFDIIRREGEVPEEDMRRTFNLGIGLVLVVEKSAADGMMSRLKSNGENAYIIGSISKL; this is translated from the coding sequence ATGGATTATAAAAAAGCCGGAGTGGATATCAGTGCAGGCGAGGAGTTTGTGCGTCTGATCAAGCCAGAGGTTCGCAAGACCTTTACCCCGGGCGTTATAACGGATATTGGCGCTTTCGGAGGTTTTTTTCAGCCGGATTTTTCGGGATATACCCGACCTGTTCTTGTGAGCAGTATCGATGGCGTCGGTACAAAACTGAAAATCGCCATAGAGCTTGAGCGTTATGATACGGTCGGTTCGTGTCTGATCAATCACTGCGTTAACGATATTCTTGTTTGTGGCGCCAGACCGCTGTTTTTTCTTGACTATTATGCCTGCGGCAGGCTGACCCCGTCCATTGCGGCTGCGGTGGTAACCGGGATGGTGAAGGCGTGCAGGGAGAACGGCTGCGCTCTTATCGGGGGTGAAACCGCCGAGATGCCCGGCGTGTATGATGTCGCGGATTTTGATCTCGCCGGTACGGTTGTCGGGGTGGTCGATCATGAGAAAATCGTTAACGGTTCTGCAATTGAAGCCGGGGATGTGCTGCTGGGGCTTCCTTCGACAGGGTTGCATACCAACGGCTATTCGCTTGCAAGAAAGGTGCTCGAGGGGAGAATGCACGAGCGTTTCGAGGGGCTTGATGGTTCGGCGGGCGAGGAGTTGCTGAAGGTCCATCGTTCCTATCTCAAGGTTATCGAGCCGTTTTTCGGTTCTCCCGAGCTGCGGGGGCTGGCGCATATTACCGGCGGAGGTCTTATGGGCAATACCATGCGGATCGTTCCCGAGGGTCTGACGCTTGACGTTGACTGGCAGGCCTGGCCCGAGCCGGTTATTTTTGACATTATCCGCAGGGAGGGCGAGGTTCCCGAGGAGGATATGCGGCGGACCTTTAATCTCGGTATCGGGCTCGTTCTGGTTGTCGAAAAAAGCGCGGCAGACGGGATGATGAGCAGGTTGAAATCTAATGGAGAAAATGCTTATATTATAGGTTCGATCTCAAAACTCTGA
- the lysC gene encoding lysine-sensitive aspartokinase 3, which produces MAVMKFGGTSVGTARAMQQAITIVATKKKERAPLVVLSACSGITNKLIRIADAAGLSRLDEAMAIAGEVRRHHLDLLDELVKSPAVKEELTVAVNLLVGELELLVKGVDIVGELTARSMDMFCSFGELLSTTVFAAAMKEQGHDALWVDVRKVMVTDDNFGFARPIQALCEANALSMIKPLLDAGTTVITQGYIGSSKAGKTTTLGRGGSDFSAALLGAWLDENAIEIWTDVDGVMTCDPRLVPEARSIRVMTFTEAAELAYLGAKVLHPDTIAPAVLKNIPVYVLNSLHPQAKGTLITDDPRMLSGMSYGGLVKSIAVKKGQCIINVRSNRMFGRHGFMNELFDVFSRYGVSVEMISTSEVSISVTVDDRSFNEELIRELKTFSDVEIEHNVATVSVVGDNLRMSRGVAGRIFSSLKDVNLRMISQGASEINVGFVVEEHDVAIAVNTLHREFFSGQETAGIFEIPAGSR; this is translated from the coding sequence ATGGCGGTGATGAAATTCGGTGGGACCTCTGTAGGTACCGCCCGGGCTATGCAGCAGGCTATAACCATTGTTGCGACGAAAAAAAAGGAACGGGCCCCTCTTGTGGTGCTCAGCGCGTGCAGCGGCATTACCAATAAATTGATCCGGATTGCCGATGCTGCGGGTTTGAGCCGTCTTGACGAGGCTATGGCGATTGCCGGAGAGGTGCGCAGGCATCATCTCGACCTTCTTGATGAGCTCGTGAAGAGCCCGGCGGTGAAGGAGGAGCTGACGGTTGCGGTGAATCTGCTGGTGGGCGAGCTTGAGCTGCTTGTCAAGGGGGTTGATATCGTCGGGGAGCTGACTGCCAGATCCATGGATATGTTCTGCTCTTTCGGGGAACTGCTTTCGACAACGGTGTTTGCAGCCGCGATGAAGGAGCAGGGGCATGACGCGTTGTGGGTTGACGTGCGCAAGGTGATGGTTACCGATGATAATTTCGGATTTGCCCGACCGATTCAGGCTTTGTGCGAGGCGAATGCTCTTTCGATGATCAAGCCGTTGCTCGATGCCGGTACGACGGTGATTACCCAGGGGTATATCGGATCTTCAAAAGCCGGTAAGACTACGACGCTTGGTCGCGGGGGTTCCGATTTTTCGGCGGCTCTGCTCGGGGCCTGGCTTGATGAAAACGCTATTGAGATATGGACCGACGTTGATGGCGTTATGACCTGCGATCCTCGGCTTGTTCCGGAGGCGCGCAGTATCAGGGTCATGACCTTTACGGAGGCGGCGGAACTTGCCTATCTTGGCGCCAAGGTGCTTCATCCGGATACTATTGCTCCTGCCGTGCTGAAGAATATTCCGGTTTATGTGCTGAACTCGCTTCATCCCCAGGCAAAGGGTACCCTGATTACCGATGATCCACGGATGCTTTCGGGTATGAGCTACGGCGGACTGGTGAAGTCGATTGCCGTCAAGAAGGGGCAGTGCATCATCAATGTGCGGTCGAATCGTATGTTCGGTCGTCACGGGTTTATGAATGAGTTGTTTGACGTTTTTTCGCGTTATGGCGTTTCGGTTGAGATGATTTCAACCAGCGAGGTTTCGATTTCGGTTACCGTCGACGACAGGAGTTTCAACGAGGAGCTTATTCGTGAGTTGAAAACGTTCAGCGATGTTGAAATCGAGCATAATGTGGCAACGGTGAGCGTGGTCGGAGATAATCTGCGGATGTCGCGAGGGGTTGCCGGCAGGATTTTCAGTTCGCTGAAGGATGTCAATCTTCGAATGATCTCCCAGGGGGCTTCGGAGATCAATGTGGGCTTTGTCGTTGAGGAGCACGATGTGGCCATTGCGGTCAATACGCTGCATCGTGAGTTTTTTTCCGGTCAGGAGACGGCCGGTATTTTTGAAATTCCAGCGGGCAGCCGGTAG
- a CDS encoding C40 family peptidase, whose translation MHTGTRRTPLPLTRRIRRALLPCIATIIIATLAGCGSSGSLSQHDPNCKYSLKKRKTYITCISPGTATPTRCPLPVTVSGTLIDRFFISINNALGIRYRYGGTTTEGFDCSGLVMHLFRETFQMQLPRTAAEQSSLGSTIPKNRLKPGDLVFFSTEGKVIDHVGIVLDNNRFAHAATRGGVTISKLSERYYDQRYACAARIIMKK comes from the coding sequence ATGCATACAGGAACCCGTCGCACTCCGCTGCCCCTGACCCGCAGAATCCGTCGGGCATTGCTTCCGTGCATCGCGACAATCATCATCGCCACCCTTGCCGGATGCGGCAGCTCAGGATCGCTTTCGCAGCATGATCCGAACTGCAAATATAGCTTAAAAAAGAGAAAAACATATATCACCTGCATCTCGCCAGGAACGGCAACGCCGACGCGATGCCCCCTGCCGGTTACGGTTTCAGGCACCCTCATCGACCGATTTTTCATATCGATCAACAACGCCCTCGGCATCAGATACCGGTACGGCGGAACAACAACTGAGGGATTCGACTGCTCCGGACTGGTTATGCACCTCTTCAGAGAGACCTTTCAGATGCAGCTCCCCCGCACCGCAGCCGAACAATCGTCGCTGGGAAGCACGATACCAAAAAACAGACTTAAACCGGGCGACCTCGTCTTTTTCAGTACCGAAGGCAAGGTAATCGATCACGTCGGCATCGTCCTCGACAACAACCGGTTTGCCCATGCCGCCACGCGCGGGGGCGTCACCATCAGCAAGCTGAGCGAACGCTACTACGACCAGCGATACGCCTGCGCCGCAAGAATAATCATGAAAAAATAA
- the prmA gene encoding 50S ribosomal protein L11 methyltransferase, with protein sequence MPTTGTHHYIELAIELNPSLFELAIAMLSREGIDSFMEEETRLLAYLPESEWNEKKELSIRQTLEQTFGTIPPCTASFMADRNWNAEWEAHLQPIEISDRIIIIQKNKEITPKPGQIVIEINPKMSFGTGYHATTRLMLRQMETLDLVNKKIMDIGTGTGVLAIAARKLGNNLPILAFDNNAWATDNAIENVEENHADNIAVELLDAEEDLVIHLGEGYDLILANINKNVIDRILPIIRKHAPQAPVLLSGILIYDEPWLKKLLKKLNYQIEKTIYEDEWLSSLVRPTP encoded by the coding sequence ATGCCGACCACCGGAACACACCACTACATCGAACTGGCAATTGAACTCAACCCATCCCTCTTCGAACTCGCCATCGCCATGCTCTCCAGAGAGGGCATCGACTCATTCATGGAAGAGGAAACCCGACTCCTGGCCTACCTCCCCGAATCGGAATGGAACGAAAAAAAAGAATTGTCAATTCGTCAAACGCTTGAACAAACGTTCGGCACCATCCCTCCCTGCACGGCCAGCTTCATGGCCGACAGAAACTGGAATGCCGAATGGGAAGCACACCTCCAGCCCATCGAAATCTCCGACCGCATCATCATTATTCAGAAAAACAAGGAGATAACGCCAAAACCCGGCCAGATCGTTATCGAAATCAACCCGAAAATGTCCTTCGGCACCGGCTACCACGCAACCACGCGGCTGATGCTCCGGCAGATGGAAACCCTTGACCTCGTCAACAAAAAAATCATGGACATAGGCACCGGCACCGGCGTTCTGGCCATCGCCGCCCGCAAACTCGGAAACAACCTCCCGATCCTTGCGTTCGACAACAACGCCTGGGCAACCGACAACGCCATTGAAAACGTCGAAGAAAACCATGCCGACAATATCGCCGTCGAACTCCTCGATGCCGAAGAAGATCTCGTCATACACCTCGGCGAAGGGTATGACCTGATTCTGGCCAACATCAATAAAAACGTGATCGACCGAATCCTGCCGATAATCAGAAAACATGCTCCCCAAGCCCCGGTACTCCTCTCGGGCATACTGATCTATGACGAACCGTGGCTGAAAAAACTCCTGAAAAAACTCAACTACCAGATCGAAAAAACCATCTACGAAGACGAATGGCTCTCCAGCCTTGTCCGCCCGACGCCATGA
- a CDS encoding Ppx/GppA phosphatase family protein gives MKRISCIDIGTNTALLLIADLDPKTGQIIPVCHKQTIIRLGKNVDEERQIGSEALHRLVSCMHDYGRISAEYSSATTIAVGTSALRDAKNRDAIIEAVAEATNIKISCISGHEEAELTFFGAIAGTNEIPDLFSVIDIGGGSTEISMGTPEKLTQSISLDIGSVRLTERHFTTLPPSPDELLAAKETINATLAAPTIPFLAARENVFGVAGTLTTIAQLSQGLRHFDAEKVHHYPLSYAEVRKLLEKLKTSTLQEIVNMGIPEGRADVITMGTLILLQIMRLLGIGEIRVSIQGLRFGLAQKELHRLQKNI, from the coding sequence ATGAAACGAATCTCATGCATAGACATCGGCACCAACACAGCACTCCTGCTCATTGCCGATCTCGACCCGAAAACCGGACAAATCATACCGGTCTGTCACAAACAGACCATCATACGGCTCGGCAAAAACGTTGACGAAGAGCGACAAATCGGATCGGAAGCCCTTCACCGGCTGGTATCCTGCATGCATGATTACGGCCGTATCAGCGCCGAATACTCCTCCGCAACCACCATAGCCGTCGGAACAAGCGCCCTCAGAGACGCGAAAAACCGCGACGCAATCATCGAAGCCGTAGCCGAAGCCACAAACATCAAAATCTCCTGCATCAGCGGCCATGAAGAGGCCGAACTCACCTTTTTCGGAGCAATCGCCGGCACCAACGAAATTCCCGACCTCTTTTCCGTTATCGATATCGGCGGCGGCAGCACCGAAATCTCCATGGGAACGCCCGAAAAACTCACGCAAAGCATCAGCCTCGACATCGGTTCGGTACGACTGACCGAACGCCATTTCACCACGCTCCCTCCATCGCCAGACGAACTTCTGGCGGCAAAAGAGACGATCAACGCCACGCTCGCCGCACCGACGATCCCCTTTCTGGCCGCACGCGAAAACGTCTTCGGCGTAGCAGGAACGCTCACCACGATAGCGCAGCTCAGCCAGGGACTCCGCCATTTCGACGCCGAAAAAGTGCATCACTACCCGCTCTCCTACGCCGAAGTACGCAAACTGCTCGAAAAGCTCAAAACAAGCACGCTTCAGGAGATCGTCAACATGGGCATACCCGAAGGACGAGCCGACGTCATCACCATGGGCACATTAATTCTGCTCCAGATCATGCGTCTCCTCGGCATCGGAGAAATCCGGGTCAGCATTCAGGGTCTGCGTTTCGGTCTGGCACAGAAGGAACTGCATCGTCTCCAGAAAAACATCTGA